A stretch of DNA from Oncorhynchus tshawytscha isolate Ot180627B unplaced genomic scaffold, Otsh_v2.0 Un_contig_540_pilon_pilon, whole genome shotgun sequence:
gacggagcagatatgacagctggttacacaaagaacgggggttgggtttgagtgaaagagcgggaagactgaagaacaaagggagaagctatgctatcgtaaatacaatatcctatgcattctaaattaccgcccatttgtaaaaggaaaatgcaataaatattaactctgagctgcgcttccatagattggtggtagatggaaggccgtgtggccaacagagtcctttgtcctttgaagagtgtctctggtggtgaGCGGGAAACGTTGTAGTGTTCTCGTTgggtggtagacgggatactctgtctgtcctttcctagcccatGTTTTTAACTGCTCAACATCTAGGATgtctcacttctttagtgaataagagttcaaagttcataccattcacaaccaaagctcacgctgaggttggcttagttctgtagttgacatgttagtcctttttaaTGTATGGACCGTCGTCCTCGGAACAGatagttatattgtcgtcaaggctttatataggaagggagaggaaggcgtgtttcatagtttataaccaatgtctcctcaggtgggcgggccactgagtcggggctaattcactcatgaaaacccaattctcacattttagaagctaaaatcacatttcatcccctcccaaataatttcatattcaaacatttaaattgcacaacaattccatgtgaatctgataactataatatGTAGGCTTTCCACTGTTTTTCACTGCACTGCATCGCAgttactacagacccaggttcgatcccaggctgtgtctcaGCCGGCCACGACAGGATTACCCATgaggcggctcacaattggcccagcgtcgtccgggttagaggagggtttggccagccgagatgttcttgtcccatcgcgctctagcgacttctTGTGGCGGGCAGGGCTCAATGCACGCTGATGccgtcgccagttgtacggtgtttcaaCTGACACGTTGGTGCTGCTGGCtttcgggttaagcgagcagtgtgtcaagacgcagtgtggcttggcagggtcatgttttcggaggatgcatgactctcgagcttcgcctctcctgagtccgtacgggagttgcagcgattggacaagactgtaactaccaaatgAAAATCACTAAATACAGGAGAACCTGggggtaaaaaaatgtataaatacaaTTTCCCTTCAAgtggcccgaaccatgaaaaacagaccatTATGCCTTCTTCatcaaaccttacagttggcactatgctttggtgcaggtagtgttctcctggcatctgccaaacccagatttttccgttggactgccagatggtgaagggtgattaatctctccagagattttcatCCCTCCAGTGattgcatttccactgctccagaatccaatggtggcgagctttacaccactccagccgacacttggcattgcgcatgttgaTTTTAGGCTTTTCTGCGGCTGCtctgcaatggaaacccatttcatgaagcttccgactaacagttcttgtgctgatgttgctttcagaggcagtttggaacttgctagtgagtgttgcaaccgaggacaggctatttttacacgcttcagcactcgtcgGTCTCGTTCTgtcagcttgtgtggcctaccactttgcggctgagccattgttgctcctagacgtttccacttcacaataacagcacttacagttgacccaggtagctctagcagggcagaaatttgacaaactgacttgttggaaaggtggcatcctatgacagttgaaagtcactgagctcttcagtaaggccattctactgccattgtttgtctatggagattgcgtggccgtgtgctcgattttatacacctgccagcaacgggtgtgtctgacatagctgaatccactaatatGAGTGTGTGTCCACATACATATCGTGTATATTTATTATTATGATGGACACaagtgttttttaaaaatattgttAATATTCTGAAAACCTGACCTCAAATATTCTGACCTCAGATTAATGAGGGTTCTAGTCTGGATTAAACCTCATAGGAAGTAGGATTACATAAATCTAGTCTGGATTAAACCTCATAGGAAGTAGGAACTAAAAGTAAAGAAAGAAGTTAActttatatttggggcaaatccaacacatcactgagtactactcttcatatgttcaagcatggtggtggctgcatcatgttatgggtatgcttgtcacctgCAAGGACTAGGGATAAAAAGAAACTGACTAGcgctaagtacaggcaaaatctTGGAGGAAaattgggagacaaattcacctttcagcacgaCAATAACCCAATACACAAGGccagatatacagtgcattcataaagtattcagaccccttgactttttcaaaatgttgttttatgttactgccttattctaaaatggattcaattgttttttaaacttgatcttaaccgctaggctacctactgcccaTTAAACCACATAGGAAGGTTTCATTCAGGCCTCTGTTTAGTATTTAACTAAATACTTTGTCTTTAGCAGGAGAGCGACCAGACTCTCACTCTGACAGCGGGGAGAGTCATTCAGGGGAACCAGACCCAGAGACGCCCAAACCAGCAAGACGACACCACTGCTcccaatgtggaaaaagttttaACCGATCACAACACCTGAAATTACATGAGAGAACACACACCGGAGAAAAGCCCTACcactgttcccagtgtggaaagagttttagtcAGTTAGGGAGCCTGAAAGGTcataagagaacacacacaggagaaaagccttaccactgttcccagtgtggaaagagttttagtcAGTTAGGGAGTCTGAAAAGTCACAAGCGAATACactctggagagaagccttaccactgctccaaATGTGGAAAGACATTTACATGGTTAGTGGGCCTGAAAATGCACGAGAGGACGCACACAGGAGAGAGGCCTTACCACTGTtcccactgtggaaagagttttaggtTGTTAGGGATTCTGAAACTGCATGAGAAAGCACACACACGAGAGAAGTCTTACCCCTGTTCCCATTGTGGAAAGAGTTTCAGGTGGTTAGGGTCCCTGAAAACACATGagcgagtacacacacacaaaaaggaaAAGCTCTACCAATGTTCACTGTGTGGAATGAGTTTTACCCAGTTAGAAGCCTTGAATAGGcatgacaggacacacacacgagAGGATAAGccctaccactgctcccagtgtggaaagagatttAATTGGTTAAGGCAGCTGAATAAGCATGAAAGAATACAtacacaggaggagaagacataccACTGCTCTCATTGTGGAAAGACATTTTCCCAGTTAGAGGACCTGAAATCAcatgagagaatagagagcctgtGTTCTGACTTGAGTTTTTGACTGATCATTTGTGTTTTTGTCTAATCCTCATGAAATTAAAATCATTTtgctttttttgttgctttttttcATTTCGAGACATGATCATGTCTAATATCAGATTACATATTTTAAAATGTCTATTGAGTTTTGATGAGCTTTGCTTGATTGATTTGATACAAGTATAAACCCTCTGTTGTTCATCATATGCTTTTCATATTGCaaaatgtacataaatatatatatatataaataagtaGCTGTCACGtaagagtaggccagaaggccaAACTGGAAAACCTAGACCTCAATCACAATAAAAAGATGTCGGAGAAGCAAAAGGTCTTCTGTGCTTCTGGGTGTTTATTTACACAGTGGTTCCGGAAGAAAAACAACCGTACTGCCATTACAAGTATACCTTTTGAGGACAGCTTAAACcaatccacagctcaatccaaaatgccTCTTCAATGAACtgaaagagaggctccttttgtaccCATCAGAACAATTAAcactaattaattaagcaattacctaTTCAAACCTACGTTTTACATTCAACTAAACATACTGAAGTATATACATTACAACACCTTtttttaatgaaacaatatataaTATCTTTGTAATAATAACATTTACAAAATTATATCACTACTGAAATGgtgtctttcaatatgcccatttaCATTAATGAGCCATTCGGAACAGGCACTACAAAGTCAGCCCGATTCCCTTCGCTCGGGTCCTTATCCAGCATACCCGGAAGCTACAGCGATGGAGAGATAGGAACAGAACAAGCAACACGCTCATCCATAACATTGATAAGTTTATTTGCTTACATTATCTGTATACTCTTTATACCATAACCGGTTACTGACGGGAGGTAAGTGTGTAATGTACTATAGGGACATTaacttgtgtgtcgacccactgttaataagggaatttttatcaatgatgactaattatgtatacatttcaatcaggactgactaatcagaataatattatgttactgtatatgtactaatcagaatactattatgttactgtatatgtactaatcagaatactattatgttactgtatatgtactaatcagaatactattatgttactgtttatgtactaatcagaatactattatgttactgtatatgtactaatcagaatactattatgttactgtatatgtactaatcagaatactattatgttactgtatatgtactaatcagaatactattatgttactgtatatgtactaatcagaatactattatgttactgtatatgtactaatcagaatactattatgttactgtatatgtactaaccagaatactattatgttactgtatatgtactaatcagaatactattatgttactgtatatgtatgaattgtctgtttaatcctagtactga
This window harbors:
- the LOC112241560 gene encoding zinc finger protein 501-like, giving the protein MSSLSYSTPAEEEGVCWTEKEEEAVTVKQEVEDEAVTMKEEEKEVTVTEEKEAFEVKEEEEGVFRVKEEGEITVTLKEEEEGEEEGQITYTLEEEEEEEEGQITFTLKEEEEEEQITFTLEEEEEETGDLSKTTGERPDSHSDSGESHSGEPDPETPKPARRHHCSQCGKSFNRSQHLKLHERTHTGEKPYHCSQCGKSFSQLGSLKGHKRTHTGEKPYHCSQCGKSFSQLGSLKSHKRIHSGEKPYHCSKCGKTFTWLVGLKMHERTHTGERPYHCSHCGKSFRLLGILKLHEKAHTREKSYPCSHCGKSFRWLGSLKTHERVHTHKKEKLYQCSLCGMSFTQLEALNRHDRTHTREDKPYHCSQCGKRFNWLRQLNKHERIHTQEEKTYHCSHCGKTFSQLEDLKSHERIESLCSDLSF